ATGGGCCAGGGATTCCAGACTCTTCCGGAAGTCGGGAATGCACTAGACTCCGATGGCGTCCGTTCCATCCTTCTTTCCGTAGCCGGCCGGATGCAGGAAAATTATCCCTACTTCCATCCGCTTTATGTGGGGCAGATGCTGAAGCCGCCGCACCCCGTCGCTAGGCTGGCCTATGCCCTGGCTATGTTCATCAATCCTAATAATCATGCTCTGGATGGCGGCCGAGCCAGTTCGGAGATGGAAAAAGAGGCGGTAGCTCAAATCGCCGCGATGTTCGGATGGTCCAGTTCTCTGGGGCATTTGACCAGTGGCGGCACCATGGCGAATTTCGAAGCCCTCTGGATCGCTCGCGAATTGGCTCCCGGAAAAGCGGTCGCGGCCTCCGCACAGGCGCACTACACCCACTCGCGACTCTCCGCGGTACTGGGGGTGCCCTTTCGCAAAATTGCCTCGGACGAACGAGGTCGGATGGATATTGGCGATCTCCGCGAACAGCTGCAAACAGGTGAGATCGGCACCGTGGTGGCCACTTTGGGGACCACGGCCGCAGGAACGATCGACCCGTTACCGGAAATTCTGGAACTGCGCAACGAATTTCCGTTCCGTCTCCACGTGGATTCCGCTTACGGGGGTTACTTTACTCTCGCGAGCAACCTGGGTTCCCACGCTCGGGCCGCCTACGATGCGATAGCCAACGTCGATTCGATTGTAATCGATCCGCATAAGCACGGCCTGCAACCTTACGGCTGCGGTTGCGTGCTGTTTCGAGAGGCGAGTGTCGGCAGGTTCTACAAACACGACTCCCCGTACACATACTTCACCTCTGAGGAGTTGCACCTTGGAGAAATCTCCCTGGAGTGTTCCCGGGCCGGTGCCTCGGCTGTCGCGCTCTGGGCGACGATGAAGTTGCTCCCTCTGGATCGAAATGGTTCCTTTGCCCGGAGCCTCGAAAAATGCCGGGAGGGAGCTTTGCAGCTTCACGATCAACTGCAAGCCGGTAAGCGGTTTGTGCCGTTATTCCAACCGGAACTCGACATTTTAGTCTGGGGTGTCCGAGCGCATACGGCCAGTGAGTCTTCCCGACTAGCACGAGAAGTTTTTACCGAGGCCGAAAAATCCCAACTCTATCTGGCCCTGGCGACTTTTCCCCGAAAGATGGTTGAACCGGCGGGAGTCGTGTCGAATTGGGATCGCGAGGATCTGGTTTGCTTGCGGGCCTGCGTCATGAAACCCGAACATCTGGACTGGATGCCTGAAATATTGAAGCGACTGGAAGCCTCTCTTTAATTGAGATCGATCGATGCACTATCTGCTCTTCTACGACGTGGTGGAGAATTACACCGAAGCTCGAATTCCTTTTCGCACTCTCCATCTGGAACATGCTCGAGCGGCAGTAGCCCGCGGCGAACTGCTTCTCGGAGGGGCCTTGGCCGAACCGGCGGATGGAGCGGTGTTGTTGTTCCAGACCGAAAATCCTCAGCTGCTGGAGGATTTTGCAAAATCCGATCCGTACGTGATCAATAAAGTTGTGACGGGTTGGCGGATCCGAAAATGGATGACGGTGGTGGGCGAAAATGCGGCTGTCCAACCTTGATCGCGCCGCCGAAACCATTTGCCCGGCGGCTGAAAGATTTACTTGTTCTGATCGACCGAGAATCGAGTCTTGATCACCGGAATTTCCGCCTTCGGTTCCGTTTTCCGATTCACAAAGACCTTCTGGGTTTCTTCGACCTTCGGCTTCTCGGCCGAGGGGGTCGTAGTCTGGGAGCCATGCTTGGGAACTAATGGCTGGTAGAGTCCGGGAGTCGGTTCCAGGGAACCGGTGTACTCGGGATCTTTGATGATCACATCACAACGCTGGCTGCCCGCGAGCAATTTGTAAGCTCGAGGAGGGTTGGGGGTGTCCCGATTGAAACTCTTCTCGATCACGGGGCGATCGAATTGAGTCAGGTAGGACTTGTCGACGCAAGTGTTGCATCCTTTGTCCTTCTTGAAAGGATCGCAAGCTTGTTTCTCGGCGGCGGTTCGATGCCCCTTAATGTTCACATAGGGAGTCAGCACGCCGTTAGCCGGGCAGGGGGTGTGGACTCGGGCGAGGCCAAAGAGCGAAAAATGTGCATGGGGTTGTAATCCGCCTTGCTTGCACTCTTCACAGTGAGCGGGCACTGGGGCTGCTGCAGCTGCTGCCGCAACCTGGACCGGTTCGACGTACTGAACGGCGACCACTGGGCTCTTTTGGGTCTCTGTTCGGCAGGCTTCAGCCAGCCAGGGCACCACAGCGGGATATTTTGAGGGATTCGCCAGGCGGCAGCAGTCCATCGGAATTACGCGCAAGCGGCTAAGGACCCCCTCGTAGCAGCTAGTGCCTGGTTTAGCAGTTTCGGCTGCCGGAGCAGAGTCGGAGAAATTCGGCGGCGGAATTTCGATCGGTCGCGCGAGCGGTTCGTCGGCATTCGAATTCATGCAAATGCTGCAAAGGCTCGAGACGATCAATAACCAGCAGTTGACGCGCATCGGCATCCCTTTCATCCTAGTCTTCCATCCTCTTATTCGTCCTCGAAAGGTCGCCAGCGCAAGTCCGGTATCCTTGGCGGGCTCAGTTCTTGCATTATGAACCCCCGAACTTCGGAATAGATGGAACAACAGGCAGACTTTACCCGTCTTAACATCGTAGAATGGATGCTATAAGGAGGCTGGTTATGACCGCTGTGAAAACGATTTTGCTGGTGGACGATGATCGTGAGATGGTGGAGGGCATGCGGACCGTTCTGGAAAAACAAGGCTACCGGGTCTTGCATGCGCACGATGGTAACACGGGTCGACAGCTCATTTACAATCAAATGCCCGATCTGGTGATACTGGATATGATGATGCCGCGAATGGGGGGATACCCGGTTCTCGAACATTTTCGGGATAAAAAAGACGCTCCCCCGTTCATTATGATCACCGCCAACGAAGGCAGCCGTCATAAAGCGTATGCGGAGTTTCTGGGAGTGGTCGATTACATAAGAAAGCCGTTCGCAATGGAACGGCTATTGGAAACTGTGCAAAAGG
The genomic region above belongs to Telmatocola sphagniphila and contains:
- a CDS encoding pyridoxal phosphate-dependent decarboxylase family protein, with amino-acid sequence MAVVFETEGLSLLQEALEAMGQGFQTLPEVGNALDSDGVRSILLSVAGRMQENYPYFHPLYVGQMLKPPHPVARLAYALAMFINPNNHALDGGRASSEMEKEAVAQIAAMFGWSSSLGHLTSGGTMANFEALWIARELAPGKAVAASAQAHYTHSRLSAVLGVPFRKIASDERGRMDIGDLREQLQTGEIGTVVATLGTTAAGTIDPLPEILELRNEFPFRLHVDSAYGGYFTLASNLGSHARAAYDAIANVDSIVIDPHKHGLQPYGCGCVLFREASVGRFYKHDSPYTYFTSEELHLGEISLECSRAGASAVALWATMKLLPLDRNGSFARSLEKCREGALQLHDQLQAGKRFVPLFQPELDILVWGVRAHTASESSRLAREVFTEAEKSQLYLALATFPRKMVEPAGVVSNWDREDLVCLRACVMKPEHLDWMPEILKRLEASL
- a CDS encoding response regulator transcription factor, whose amino-acid sequence is MTAVKTILLVDDDREMVEGMRTVLEKQGYRVLHAHDGNTGRQLIYNQMPDLVILDMMMPRMGGYPVLEHFRDKKDAPPFIMITANEGSRHKAYAEFLGVVDYIRKPFAMERLLETVQKVMSNPAPEQTTEDPAE
- a CDS encoding YciI-like protein; this encodes MHYLLFYDVVENYTEARIPFRTLHLEHARAAVARGELLLGGALAEPADGAVLLFQTENPQLLEDFAKSDPYVINKVVTGWRIRKWMTVVGENAAVQP